In Uranotaenia lowii strain MFRU-FL chromosome 2, ASM2978415v1, whole genome shotgun sequence, one genomic interval encodes:
- the LOC129748616 gene encoding uncharacterized protein LOC129748616: TSPVTQDDGYLSPYCCSSDEELDRSQNRELLDEMPAFSTHSLSPSGRSLSPIDMETPSPPRYSLNSTYHSAFGTPCDSPSQQPPPGKGYVTLEEINARIGMTPPDSERSRSRLNLETIFEGQFLETPPKKEFESRTNQSNLLRRSLRNRALFGGVDPVSQSSPSSSKGGDIENLSGQFDSACRIIRN; this comes from the coding sequence ACATCACCTGTTACTCAGGACGATGGTTACCTGTCCCCATATTGTTGCTCCAGTGATGAAGAGCTGGATCGTTCACAAAACCGAGAATTACTGGACGAAATGCCAGCCTTCTCCACACATTCCTTGTCTCCATCCGGAAGATCTCTTTCACCGATTGATATGGAAACTCCATCACCGCCAAGGTATTCCCTTAATTCGACCTACCATAGTGCTTTCGGGACACCGTGTGATAGTCCCAGCCAACAGCCACCTCCAGGAAAAGGTTACGTTACGTTGGAGGAAATAAACGCTCGAATTGGTATGACTCCACCAGATTCCGAACGCAGTCGATCGCGGCTTAACTTGGAAACCATTTTCGAAGGCCAGTTCCTGGAAACTCCACCGAAGAAAGAATTCGAATCGAGAACAAACCAATCGAATCTTCTGCGCCGTTCATTGAGGAATCGGGCACTTTTTGGGGGCGTAGACCCCGTTAGCCAATCGTCGCCTTCGTCCTCGAAGGGTGGTGatattgaaaacctatccggGCAGTTCGACAGCGCATGTAGGATAATACGCAACTAG
- the LOC129748608 gene encoding MAPK/MAK/MRK overlapping kinase-like encodes MPEFELADYKILEKIGEGSFSEVYQIRQRRTGLHYAAKKLNKLYKTSAEALECSEIQVMKVLDYHPNVVSFVDILHDEINGTLTLIMELMDMSMYDYIKNRKRCLSEKRVKRFLYQIVCGLNHLHRNGIFHRDIKPENILIKIPRKLKENELVQLADFGSICHTSVQPPYSSYISTRWYRSPECLLTSGYYGPKMDIWAVGCCFYEMLTLNPLFPGENELDQLHLIHEILGSPSPTMLAKFRNLNQLNYDFPKRKATGLRSMVPLLSHYGVDVLNRTLTYAPETRISAAKLLQHLYFEDQCKTKRTSRLSSSMHSLDEVGDGISVNNSLKSSSGRRKGTKGSNGSTESLDRSIRSGFKAYHGSTASSKCKLSVEMTKNKNLERMWGMNPGPGKSRLVQQIYTARSSEPTRI; translated from the exons ATGCCAGAATTTGAATTGGCAG ATTACAAAATCCTAGAGAAGATAGGGGAAGGTTCATTCTCTGAAGTTTATCAGATAAGACAACGGCGCACCGGATTGCATTACGCGGcgaaaaaactcaacaaattgtACAAAACCTCAGCTGAGGCCTTAGAATGTTCCGAAATCCAGGTCATGAAAGTCTTAGATTATCACCCAAATGTGGTCAGCTTTGTGGACATTCTTCA TGATGAAATTAACGGTACATTAACCCTCATAATGGAACTGATGGACATGAGCATGTACGACTACATCAAGAATCGTAAAAGATGTCTATCGGAAAAACGTGTGAAGCGGTTTCTGTACCAAATCGTCTGCGGGCTCAATCATCTGCATCGAAATGGAATTTTCCACAGAGACATCAAACCGGAAAATATACTTATTAAGATACCTCGTAAGCTCAAAGAAAATGAATTGGTCCAGCTGGCTGATTTCGGTTCAATCTGCCATACCAGCGTTCAACCGCCTTATTCTTCGTACATATCTACCCGGTGGTATCGTTCACCGGAATGTCTACTCACTTCCGGTTATTACGGGCCAAAGATGGACATCTGGGCAGTGGGTTGCTGTTTCTACGAAATGCTGACACTGAATCCATTGTTTCCCGGCGAAAACGAACTGGACCAGTTGCATCTAATTCACGAGATTCTGGGCTCACCTTCACCGACCATGCTGGCAAAGTTTCGAAATTTAAACCAATTGAACTATGACTTTCCCAAGCGTAAAGCAACGGGCTTGCGCAGTATGGTTCCTTTGCTCAGCCACTATGGTGTCGATGTGTTGAACCGCACGTTAACTTACGCACCGGAAACACGGATAAGCGCTGCAAAACTTCTGCAACATTTGTACTTCGAAGATCAGTG CAAAACCAAAAGGACATCACGCTTATCTTCGTCGATGCACAGCTTGGACGAAGTGGGTGATGGTATCAGCGTAAATAACAGTCTCAAATCATCATCCGGGCGACGAAAAGGTACCAAAGGG TCCAACGGTAGCACCGAATCGCTTGATCGATCAATTCGAAGCGGATTCAAGGCTTATCATGGCTCAACAGCCAGTTCAAAGTGTAAACTTTCAGTAGAAAtgactaaaaacaaaaacttagaaCGAATGTGGGGCATGAATCCAGGTCCTGGCAAGTCTCGTTTGGTTCAACAAATTTATACCGCCAGAAGTAGCGAGCCCACACGAATTTGA